One segment of Anguilla anguilla isolate fAngAng1 chromosome 1, fAngAng1.pri, whole genome shotgun sequence DNA contains the following:
- the c1h6orf62 gene encoding uncharacterized protein C6orf62 homolog translates to MGDPNSRRKQTMNRLRAQLRKKKESLADQFDFKMYIAFVFKEKKKKSALFEVAEVVPVMTNNYEENIIKGVRDSSYSLESSLELLQKDVVQLHAPRYQSMRRDVIGCTQEMDFILWPRNDIEKIVCLLFSRWKGSEDEPFRPVQAKFEFHHGDYEKQFLHAVSRKDKAGMVMNNPSQSVFLFMDRQHLQTPKTKATVFKLCSICLYLPQDQLTSWGVGGIEDHLRPYMPD, encoded by the exons ATGGGGGACCCAAACTCccgaagaaaacaaacaatgaacagGCTACGTGCTCAGCTTCGGAAGAAAAAGGAGTCTCTTGCTGACCAGTTTGATTTTAAGATGTACATCGCTTTCGTGTTCAAAGAAAAG AAGAAGAAATCTGCACTTTTCGAAGTAGCTGAAGTGGTACCGGTGATGACCAATAACTATGAAGAGAATATTATTAAAGGCGTGCGGGATTCCAGCTACTCGTTAGAAAGTTCTCTGGAACTGCTGCAGAAGGACGTGGTACAGTTACATGCCCCTCGCTACCAGTCGATGCGTAGG gaTGTCATAGGATGCACCCAGGAAATGGACTTCATCCTCTGGCCACGCAATGACATTGAGAAGATAGTCTGTCTTTTGTTCTCAAGATGGAAGGGTTCTGAAGATGAACCTTTTCGGCCTGTTCAG GCCAAGTTTGAATTTCATCACGGAGACTACGAGAAGCAGTTTTTGCACGCCGTGAGCCGGAAGGACAAGGCAGGAATGGTCATGAACAACCCCAGTCAGTCTGTGTTCCTTTTTATGGACAGACAGCACTTACAG ACTCCAAAAACCAAGGCCACCGTTTTCAAGTTGTGCAGCATCTGCCTCTACCTGCCACAGGACCAGCTGACCTCCTGGGGCGTGGGTGGCATCGAGGACCACCTCCGTCCGTACATGCCAGACTAG